A window of the Helianthus annuus cultivar XRQ/B chromosome 4, HanXRQr2.0-SUNRISE, whole genome shotgun sequence genome harbors these coding sequences:
- the LOC118491701 gene encoding uncharacterized protein LOC118491701, giving the protein MATSFTPITVISTTSGHRNHHNHRNTSAFTTSASSSGKWWTPLFGWSSDPDYIHNSSSTTVTDGSVTVTETETSDLDKRDEYRSRSGSRFTPGGFTEEKAKQLRMKTVETNFHDVMYHSAIASRLASDVSGHNVDR; this is encoded by the coding sequence ATGGCGACTTCTTTCACTCCGATCACCGTCATCTCAACCACCTCCGGCCACCGTAACCACCACAACCACCGCAACACGTCAGCATTCACCACATCAGCGTCATCCTCCGGCAAGTGGTGGACGCCGCTCTTCGGCTGGTCATCAGATCCGGACTATATCCACAATTCAAGTTCAACAACCGTAACCGACGGATCTGTAACTGTAACTGAAACCGAAACTTCAGATCTAGATAAACGTGACGAATACAGATCCAGATCTGGATCTCGATTTACTCCGGGAGGATTCACGGAGGAGAAAGCGAAACAGTTGCGGATGAAGACGGTGGAGACTAACTTTCATGACGTCATGTATCACTCCGCTATCGCATCTCGACTCGCTTCGGATGTTTCCGGCCATAATGTTGACCGGTAA